One Pueribacillus theae genomic window, TTGCAAACGAATAGACACCAAGCTGCAAACTGGCAATAGCAAGTAGAAGAGTTATCATTGCGGCAATAATTGGGTCCATCTTAGCCACAGCAGCGGATAGAAACAGCGAAAAATAAATCAATTGCATGAGAATGGCTATACAAGGGATTAACGCTTTCTTCATATTTTTCTCCTTAGTTTTTTAAGATGAATGCTCATTACGGAATGAGTATACCTAGCTAATCTATGTATAAGGGTAAAAATTTCAGGCCTTATACGGCCTGATGCCTTCCAAAATAATAACCGAATTGACTAAACGGATAGAATAAGAGTGTAACGCCGAGGCAAGCCACTACAAAAGATGGGGTTAAAAAAGGGCTAAACCATTGGGTAGGAAATACCCCGTAAAGAATCCCAAACATTAACACCAAATTTGGGATAAGGGCGCAACTCATTGTTTCAAAAAGGATTCTCTTCCCTTTCGCACCAAACTCTTTACCGATTTGATAGCCAATAAACAACCAAAAACCAGTATACATGAATAGGATAAGCAAGCTGTATTGTCCGAGCACTTCCCAAGCAATCTGCAAAAATGGCATATTACCAAGATGATAACATACTGTTAAGCAGGCCCCCATCAAAAAAAGAAAATGGTTGCTTAAAACAAGCCAAAGTTTAACTTTGTTAGGTGCTGTTGTACATATCTTTCCAAATTGGGCAGCCAATTCGTTTGGATGGCCAAATTGCTCGATCATGGCTTGTACAGCTTCTGGTTCACTCATTCCTTTTCTCAGCAAATCCGCCATTTCTTCTTCAATATGTACGATAAGTTCAGCCATAATTAATTCCTTTTCAGGGTGAGCTTCCATCTCTTGCTCGAACTGCTTGATATACTTTTCTTTTGTCTGAATCATGGCCCGCTTCTTCCCAACATCTGATTCATCATATTCGAAAAGGACATCCATTCTTTTGTTTTTTCTTGCAACAATTTTTTCCCGGCAGATGTCAACTTATAATACTTTCTTGCAGGGCCTTTTTCCTTTTTCTCCCAGTAAGCTTCAACATAACCTTGTTGCTCAAGTTTATGCAAGGCGGGATATAACGTTCCTTCTTTCACTTGTAACGTATTTTGGCTCCTTTTTTCCATTTCTTTGACAAGCTCATAACCGTACATCGCTCGTTCGTTAAGCAATTGCAACAGTAATAATGAGGTACTGCCTTTTAAAAGCTCTCGGTTATACATACACCCACCTACCTAGATTTAATAGGTACATTCAAGAATATATTATTTCACTTTGTAATTGATGTCAACCCTTGATAATATAAGTGACAACCGAATGATACTTCATTACGGATAATTAATGGCTTTTTAACATTTTTCTTCAAGCGAATAACTTAAAGCAAAGGGATTTAACACCGTGCCTAATGGGTAAAATACATTTATCGCAAGAAGGATGGCAGTAACGTTTCACAAACAGGATAAATCTTTTTTTAATGATAGAACGAAAAAAAGAATGTTCGTTTTTTATTGTAATATCATGATAATGAAGTTCGGCAATCCAAGAAAGTGAAAAACCGTTTCAAACGCAATCTATTTTTATAAATTTCGTAAAAGGAGCCCTTTTTTCATTATGGTAGATTTTTTTAAGAGTTTTGACCCAATTACACAAGCTTTCATCGCTACATTATTCACGTGGGGAATGACAGCATTGGGGGCTTCAGTCGTTTTTGCTACAAAAACGTTAAACCAACGATTGCTGGATAGCATGTTAGGCTTTGCAGCCGGTG contains:
- a CDS encoding permease prefix domain 1-containing protein — encoded protein: MIQTKEKYIKQFEQEMEAHPEKELIMAELIVHIEEEMADLLRKGMSEPEAVQAMIEQFGHPNELAAQFGKICTTAPNKVKLWLVLSNHFLFLMGACLTVCYHLGNMPFLQIAWEVLGQYSLLILFMYTGFWLFIGYQIGKEFGAKGKRILFETMSCALIPNLVLMFGILYGVFPTQWFSPFLTPSFVVACLGVTLLFYPFSQFGYYFGRHQAV
- a CDS encoding PadR family transcriptional regulator; protein product: MYNRELLKGSTSLLLLQLLNERAMYGYELVKEMEKRSQNTLQVKEGTLYPALHKLEQQGYVEAYWEKKEKGPARKYYKLTSAGKKLLQEKTKEWMSFSNMMNQMLGRSGP